From Kiritimatiellales bacterium, a single genomic window includes:
- a CDS encoding carbohydrate kinase family protein, giving the protein MSIAVAGHICLDIIPDFGERHPGLENIFIPGTLTEIGNATLSTGGAVSNTGIALHRLEMPVRLMAKIGADDFGQTIRNILRRQGTSLDEGMITGPDAQTSYSIVINPRGVDRIFLHCPGANHTFCAADIDDDQLRGIELFHFGYPTLMRSIYQNNGSEMKRLFDRAQSAGAYTSLDMTCVDPASEAGQVDWAQWLKNVLPSVDIFLPSIDEILFMIHPAKYAELTEKFPGELMQGIDRALVEQTAQTLIDLGVSIVVIKLGSQGLYLRTGAHVRGRGAEWNNVSLFMPCLKTEVIGTTGAGDCTIAGFLAAFLKKEPPKTAAEIAAAVGAFNTESADATSAVPSWDQVLQRLNAGWNRLESKFVCS; this is encoded by the coding sequence ATGAGCATCGCAGTCGCCGGTCACATCTGTCTGGATATTATTCCGGATTTCGGGGAGCGCCATCCGGGGCTGGAAAATATTTTTATTCCCGGCACGTTAACTGAAATCGGCAATGCAACACTCTCCACCGGCGGCGCGGTTTCCAATACTGGCATCGCGCTGCATCGTCTGGAAATGCCGGTGCGGCTGATGGCAAAAATCGGCGCTGACGATTTCGGGCAGACGATCCGCAACATTCTCCGGCGGCAGGGAACATCGCTGGATGAAGGAATGATCACCGGACCCGATGCTCAGACATCCTATTCCATCGTTATCAATCCGCGCGGTGTCGACCGGATATTTCTGCATTGTCCCGGCGCGAATCATACGTTCTGTGCCGCAGATATTGACGACGATCAATTGCGCGGCATCGAACTTTTTCACTTCGGTTATCCAACTCTGATGCGCTCGATATATCAGAATAACGGCAGCGAGATGAAACGGTTATTCGACCGCGCTCAATCCGCCGGAGCATATACGTCACTGGATATGACCTGTGTGGATCCGGCGTCCGAAGCCGGGCAGGTTGACTGGGCGCAGTGGCTTAAAAATGTGTTGCCGTCGGTTGATATTTTTCTTCCCAGCATTGACGAAATTCTCTTCATGATTCATCCGGCGAAATATGCAGAGCTGACAGAAAAATTCCCCGGCGAATTAATGCAAGGAATCGACCGTGCACTGGTTGAACAAACCGCACAGACGTTGATTGATCTTGGAGTTTCCATCGTGGTGATAAAACTTGGATCTCAAGGACTTTATCTCCGGACAGGCGCACACGTTCGCGGGCGCGGCGCTGAATGGAATAACGTAAGCCTGTTCATGCCTTGCCTGAAAACCGAAGTCATCGGAACCACCGGCGCCGGCGATTGTACGATCGCCGGATTTCTTGCCGCGTTTTTAAAGAAAGAACCGCCGAAAACTGCGGCTGAAATCGCCGCCGCCGTTGGCGCGTTCAATACAGAATCCGCCGATGCAACCAGCGCCGTGCCTTCATGGGATCAGGTTTTGCAACGCTTAAACGCCGGATGGAATCGTCTGGAGAGTAAATTTGTTTGTTCATAA
- a CDS encoding PIG-L family deacetylase, giving the protein MRRALAAATHPDDIEFMMAGTLLRLKEAGWEIHYFNVAQGGLGTNALPADEISRIRRDEAFTACQKASAVFHESVVQDLEIFYTKELLDKVAAVVRDVAPEVILTHYPFDYMEDHSNTCRLVVSAAFTRGMVNHITNPAFPVTSQPVALYHAMPYGLHDPFRRPVAPDFYVDVSAQMDLKTEMLACHKSQKEWLDVSQGQDSYLITMRDMMREMGKQSGKYEYAEGWTRHLHLGLGPEDFDPLADLQKERA; this is encoded by the coding sequence ATGAGAAGAGCACTGGCGGCGGCAACCCATCCCGACGACATAGAATTTATGATGGCGGGAACGCTTCTCCGGCTAAAAGAAGCCGGTTGGGAAATTCACTATTTTAATGTCGCACAGGGCGGGCTGGGAACAAATGCGCTGCCGGCTGATGAAATCAGCCGTATCCGCCGTGACGAAGCATTTACAGCCTGTCAAAAAGCCAGCGCAGTTTTTCATGAAAGCGTCGTACAAGACCTTGAAATTTTTTATACGAAAGAGCTGCTGGACAAAGTCGCGGCGGTAGTTCGCGACGTCGCGCCGGAAGTTATTCTGACGCACTATCCGTTTGATTATATGGAGGATCATTCAAACACCTGCCGTCTGGTTGTTTCAGCAGCATTCACCCGCGGCATGGTCAATCATATCACCAATCCTGCTTTCCCAGTAACATCACAGCCGGTGGCGTTGTATCACGCAATGCCGTATGGACTGCACGATCCGTTCCGCCGTCCGGTGGCGCCGGATTTTTATGTGGACGTTTCCGCGCAGATGGATCTGAAAACTGAAATGCTGGCCTGCCACAAAAGCCAGAAAGAGTGGCTCGATGTCAGTCAAGGACAGGATTCTTATCTGATCACCATGCGCGACATGATGCGGGAAATGGGAAAACAGTCCGGCAAATATGAGTATGCGGAAGGATGGACGCGCCACCTTCATCTCGGCCTCGGACCGGAAGATTTTGATCCGCTGGCAGACCTGCAGAAAGAACGCGCATGA